One Mesobacillus jeotgali DNA window includes the following coding sequences:
- a CDS encoding YdiK family protein: MKQSPLFSGIVYILLGSLFTYFAIQNVNETGWGFFSYLLVALATFDFGSGIRMILFHFKLKNIQKK; this comes from the coding sequence ATGAAGCAATCGCCTTTATTTTCAGGCATTGTCTACATCTTGTTAGGCAGCTTATTCACCTATTTCGCAATCCAGAATGTAAACGAGACAGGCTGGGGATTTTTCAGCTATCTGCTTGTAGCCCTTGCCACGTTCGACTTCGGGTCCGGTATCAGAATGATCCTGTTCCATTTCAAACTGAAAAATATCCAGAAAAAATAG
- a CDS encoding redox-sensing transcriptional repressor Rex — protein sequence MTNDAMKIPQATAKRLPLYYRFLLNLHSSGKQRVSSAELSEAVKVDSATIRRDFSYFGALGKKGYGYNVNYLLTFFRKTLDQDELTKVALIGVGNLGTAFLNYNFSKNNNTKIEIAFDVDPDKVGSQIGDVPVYHMDDLDRVVVEEGIQVAILTVPSAVAQPITDRLVQANVKGILNFTPARLNVPPSIRIHHIDLAVELQSLIYFLKHYPTDTEITEIEE from the coding sequence ATGACGAATGATGCTATGAAGATTCCTCAGGCAACCGCAAAACGTTTGCCGCTATATTACCGATTCTTATTGAACTTACATTCTTCAGGCAAGCAGAGGGTATCGTCCGCAGAGCTGAGCGAGGCGGTTAAAGTGGATTCAGCGACGATCAGAAGGGACTTTTCCTATTTCGGGGCTTTGGGTAAAAAGGGATACGGCTACAATGTGAATTATCTGCTGACTTTTTTCCGAAAGACGCTCGACCAGGACGAGCTTACAAAGGTTGCACTGATCGGTGTGGGTAATTTGGGAACCGCGTTTTTAAATTATAATTTTTCCAAGAACAATAACACAAAAATCGAGATTGCCTTTGATGTCGACCCAGACAAGGTTGGGTCTCAAATTGGCGATGTACCTGTCTACCATATGGATGATCTGGATCGTGTAGTCGTAGAGGAAGGGATCCAGGTGGCCATCCTGACTGTGCCATCAGCAGTGGCTCAGCCAATCACGGACAGACTGGTACAGGCAAACGTAAAGGGAATCCTGAATTTTACGCCTGCGAGGCTGAATGTGCCTCCTTCCATCAGGATTCACCATATTGACCTGGCAGTAGAACTTCAATCATTAATTTATTTCCTGAAACATTATCCGACAGATACAGAAATTACGGAAATCGAAGAATAA